Proteins from one Peromyscus eremicus unplaced genomic scaffold, PerEre_H2_v1 PerEre#2#chr22_unloc_1, whole genome shotgun sequence genomic window:
- the LOC131900761 gene encoding olfactory receptor 10H2-like produces the protein MLRPNYTSVSEFIFIGFSNFPQQLMPVFFVVILLMYLFTLLGNLLIMATIWSERSLHTPMYLFLCALSISEILYTLSFIPRMLVDLLSTHRSIAFLACANQMFFSFTFGFTHSLLLTIMGYDRYVAICHPLRYNVLMSPRGCAFLVAGSWAGGSAVGLVVTTSIFHLPFCGPNQIQHFLCHVPPMLKLACGSNVPAVALGVGMVCITALLGCFLLILLSYAFIVAAILKIPSAEGRHKAFSTCASHLIVVIVHYGFASVIYLKPKGPHLEEGDTLMATTYTVLTPFLSPIIFSLRNKELKNAINKAFFRKFCSSNT, from the coding sequence ATGCTAAGACCAAACTACACCTCAGTGTCTGAATTCATCTTCATTGGCTTCTCCAACTTCCCACAGCAGCTCATGCCCGTCTTCTTTGTTGTGATCCTGCTAATGTACCTCTTCACACTGCTGGGCAATCTGCTCATCATGGCCACGATCTGGAGTGAACGGAGCCTCCACACACCTATGTACCTCTTCCTGTGTGCCCTCTCCATCTCTGAGATCCTCTATACCTTGTCCTTCATCCCACGTATGCTGGTTGACCTGCTCTCCACACATCGTTCCATAGCCTTCCTGGCCTGTGCCAACCAGATGTTCTTCTCCTTCACGTTTGGCTTCACCCACTCCTTGCTGCTCACCATCATGGGCTACGACCGCTATGTGGCAATCTGTCACCCACTGCGCTACAATGTGCTCATGAGCCCCCGGGGCTGTGCCTTCTTGGTGGCTGGGTCCTGGGCTGGAGGCTCAGCTGTTGGGCTGGTAGTGACAACCTCCATTTTCCACCTCCCTTTCTGTGGACCCAATCAAATCCAACATTTCTTATGTCATGTGCCCCCTATGTTGAAGCTGGCCTGTGGAAGTAATGTGCCAGCTGTGGCTCTGGGTGTAGGGATGGTGTGCATCACAGCCCTCCTGGGATgctttctcctcatcctcctctcctATGCCTTCATTGTGGCTGCCATCTTGAAGATACCATCAGCTGAGGGTCGGCACAAAGCCTTCTCTACCTGTGCATCCCACCTTATTGTGGTGATTGTGCACTATGGCTTTGCATCTGTCATCTACCTCAAGCCCAAGGGCCCCCACCTTGAGGAAGGTGATACTCTCATGGCCACTACCTATACGGTCCTCACCCCTTTCCTCAGTCCCATCATCTTTAGTCTCAGGAACAAGGAGCTGAAGAATGCCATAAATAAGGCCTTCTTCAGGAAATTCTGTTCTTCAAACACCTGA